A stretch of Henckelia pumila isolate YLH828 chromosome 4, ASM3356847v2, whole genome shotgun sequence DNA encodes these proteins:
- the LOC140866137 gene encoding uncharacterized protein, with protein MDRKQGFFSALKEEMVRGLSPARSRRSRSISPSGSGLLRRRSRGGSVGPPEMLVLRSGGMRSGLETLSPLREGPDPNGSDSGDPRNESWAHWLCRAPPVSTSGPGYSRSDLRLLLGVLGAPLAPVYVTNNDPLPHLCIKGTPIETSSAQYILQQYLAATGGQKLQNTIQNAYAMGKVKMSASDIETATKIIKSKNSAKAAETGGFVLWQMNPDMWYVELALGCSKVHAGCNGKLVWRHTPWLGAHAAKGPVRPLRRALQGLDPRTTANMFASARCTGEKKIGGEDCFILKLCADPHTLKSRSEGPAEIIRHVLFGYFSQKTGLLVHLEDSHLTRIQSNGGDAVYWETTINSFVDDYRPIEGIMIAHSGRSVVTLFRFGETAMSHTKTRMEETWTIEEVAFNVPGLSMDCFIPPAEIRFSSVSETCELPQEERVKTAFAAAAYRTKVAALGKSSHGNDNNITVRMNR; from the exons ATGGATAGAAAGCAAGGATTTTTCTCGGCTTTGAAGGAGGAAATGGTCCGGGGGCTGTCCCCGGCTCGGTCGCGGAGGAGCCGGAGCATTTCACCTTCGGGCTCGGGGCTGCTAAGGCGGAGAAGTAGAGGCGGTAGTGTGGGCCCGCCAGAAATGTTGGTATTGAGATCGGGAGGCATGAGGTCCGGGCTTGAGACGCTCTCGCCGTTGAGGGAGGGGCCGGATCCAAACGGGTCGGATTCCGGGGACCCGAGGAACGAGAGTTGGGCGCATTGGCTTTGTCGTGCTCCTCCGGTCTCAACTTCCGGGCCGGGTTATTCGAGGTCCGATCTGAGGCTGCTTCTCGGCGTTCTGGGTGCGCCGCTCGCCCCTGTGTACGTCACCAATAACGACCCATTGCCTCACCTCTGTATTAAAGGCACCCCCATT GAAACTTCTTCTGCCCAGTACATATTGCAGCAATATCTAGCCGCAACTGGAGGGCAGAAGCTTCAAAACACAATACAGAACGCTTATGCAATGGGTAAGGTCAAAATGTCGGCATCTGATATAGAGACCGCCACAAAGATAATCAAGAGCAAGAACTCCGCAAAAGCAGCAGAGACAGGTGGATTTGTGCTCTGGCAGATGAATCCCGACATGTGGTATGTTGAGCTTGCACTTGGATGCAGCAAGGTTCATGCTGGTTGCAATGGGAAGCTAGTGTGGCGGCATACTCCTTGGCTTGGTGCACATGCTGCTAAAGGGCCTGTTAGACCACTTCGTCGTGCCCTTCAG GGTCTTGATCCAAGGACGACAGCGAACATGTTTGCTAGTGCTAGGTGCACAGGAGAGAAGAAAATCGGTGGAGAGGATTGCTTCATTCTCAAGCTCTGTGCCGATCCTCATACGTTGAAATCTAGGAGCGAAGGACCTGCAGAGATCATTAGACATGTTCTATTCGGTTACTTCAGCCAGAAGACGGGTCTCCTTGTGCATTTAGAAGACTCCCATTTGACCCGCATCCAATCCAATGGAGGAGATGCTGTGTATTGGGAGACTACTATCAATTCATTTGTTGACGACTATAGACCCATCGAGGGAATCATGATTGCTCATTCTGGTCGATCCGTGGTTACCCTCTTCAGGTTTGGTGAGACAGCAATGAGCCACACTAAGACTAGAATGGAAGAAACATGGACCATCGAGGAAGTCGCGTTCAACGTGCCAGGTCTATCCATGGACTGTTTCATCCCTCCTGCAGAGATAAGATTCAGTTCTGTGAGTGAAACTTGCGAACTACCTCAAGAGGAGAGAGTGAAGACTGCATTCGCAGCTGCAGCTTATCGAACCAAAGTTGCTGCATTGGGGAAATCGAGTCATGGCAATGACAACAACATTACGGTGAGGATGAACCGATAA
- the LOC140866833 gene encoding pumilio homolog 15-like, producing MERKIPQNLYLPSSQPPEHHLPHPYRHPLLSETFTHNPLFQNSDISIESAFSNLTISPDFRSHGQMPSSLGPPPTHDGVSSPNSNSFTTFFGENQQPAFRAWAHSSNNGGANGPSFLGAHQDLHVGPKRTEFYGSGPFFAAGDHPLKSMYHQRRDFSDAAPRGCEFRYLHGKQLLSRKADFGFPISPSPEQGNFPLPSSFEGHQLRTFCSPRASVYNKQHLGQWQQELTVENLRGKIVPLARDQLWSDILKLKLEEGMDEREIETVLSEVMEFLYELMKNQFGSQFFEKLFVFCNEEQRTRIIFALTKFPFKLINVCVNSNGAKAMNTLLEKLTSSQQISLVMSALSPAAIALANDPSGQHVLIYCVKHFSGEYNEHLLNEIADNCLKLATNRSGCCVLQSCVENHHGEARERLISVIIANAVHLAGDPFGNYVVQHLLGLRIPEVAADLYKRFQGYFASLSCNKYASNVVEKILFHSGEMFAASITMELLTSPYAAKLLVDPFGNFVIQSALKNSKGHAHDALRNLIQVNTASMQSNLYGRKILEYLEKSRQRNA from the exons ATGGAGCGAAAAATCCCTCAAAACCTTTATCTTCCGTCGTCTCAGCCGCCGGAACATCATCTCCCCCACCCGTACAGGCACCCCCTTCTCTCAGAAACTTTCACACACAATCCTTTGTTCCAAAATTCCGATATTTCAATTGAATCAGCCTTTTCAAACCTGACCATCTCCCCAGATTTTCGATCTCATGGTCAAATGCCGTCGTCTCTAGGTCCTCCGCCTACCCATGATGGCGTTTCATCACCTAACTCAAATTCTTTTACGACGTTTTTCGGAGAAAATCAGCAGCCTGCATTCCGGGCTTGGGCTCACAGTAGTAACAATGGTGGGGCCAATGGGCCTTCATTTCTCGGGGCTCACCAAGATCTCCATGTGGGCCCGAAAAGAACAGAATTTTATGGTAGTGGCCCGTTTTTTGCTGCAGGTGACCATCCCCTGAAATCGATGTATCATCAAAGACGAGATTTTTCCGATGCTGCTCCTCGCGGTTGCGAGTTCCGTTACTTGCATGGCAAGCAACTGTTATCAAGAAAAGCCGACTTCGGTTTTCCAATTTCACCCTCTCCAGAACAAGGCAATTTTCCATTACCTAGTAGTTTTGAGGGCCATCAATTAAGAACCTTTTGTAGTCCCAGAGCTAGTGTGTATAATAAACAGCATTTGGGCCAATGGCAGCAAGAATTAACTGTGGAAAACTTGAGGGGTAAAATTGTCCCATTAGCAAGAGATCAGCTATGGAGTGATATTTTGAAGTTGAAATTGGAGGAGGGAATGGATGAGCGGGAAATTGAGACTGTTTTATCTGAAGTGATGGAATTTTTATATGAGCTGATGAAAAATCAGTTTGGAAGTCAATTTTTTGAGAAACTGTTTGTGTTCTGCAATGAAGAACAAAGGACTAGGATCATTTTTGCCCTCACAAAATTCCCGTTTAAGCTCATTAATGTTTGCGTCAACTCAAATGG GGCTAAAGCCATGAACACGCTGCTAGAGAAGCTAACGTCGTCGCAGCAAATTTCTTTGGTAATGTCTGCCCTTAGCCCTGCTGCTATTGCTTTGGCTAATGACCCCAGTGGCCAGCATGTTTTAATATACTGTGTAAAACACTTCTCTGGAGAATATAATGAG CATCTTTTGAATGAGATAGCAGATAACTGCTTAAAACTAGCAACCAACAGAAGTGGGTGTTGTGTGCTTCAGTCATGCGTGGAAAACCATCACGGAGAAGCTAGAGAACGATTAATAAGTGTGATAATAGCTAATGCCGTGCACCTGGCTGGAGATCCCTTCGG CAACTATGTGGTGCAACATCTTCTTGGATTGAGGATACCCGAAGTTGCAGCAGATCTTTATAAACGATTCCAAGGATATTTTGCATCTCTCTCGTGCAATAAGTATGCTAGTAATGTTGTGgaaaaaattttgtttcattCTGGAGAAATGTTTGCTGCTTCAATAACAATGGAGCTTTTAACGAGTCCCTATGCTGCAAAGCTTTTAGTGGATCCTTTTGGGAATTTCGTCATTCAGTCAGCCTTGAAAAATTCTAAG GGACACGCCCATGATGCTCTGAGGAATTTGATCCAAGTGAATACAGCATCCATGCAAAGCAATCTCTATGGAAGAAAGATCCTTGAGTATCTGGAAAAAAGTAGGCAACGTAATGCATAG
- the LOC140865972 gene encoding metal transporter Nramp2-like codes for MSVAFLDPGNLEGDLQAGAIAGYSLLWLLFWATVMGLLIQLLSLRLGVATGRHLAEICREEYPFWAGLMLWFMAEVALIGADIQEVIGSAIAIRILSNGVLPLWAGVLITACDCFIFLFLENYGFRKLEAFFAVLIGSMALSFAWMFFDTKPSGQELIEGILIPRLSSNTVQQAVGIIGCVITPYNVFLYSALVQSRKVDSKKKGRVQEALNYYTCESYVAVFVSFVINLFVTTVFAKGFYGTSQARTIGLVNAGEYLQERYGGRDNLAILYIWGIGLLAAGQSSTMTGTYAGQFIMGGFLNLQLKKWLRSLITRSCAILPTIIVAVVFNRSEELLDVLNEWLNVLQAMQIPFAVIPLVHLVSNEQIMGGFKIGTSLERTAWVVAALVIAINGYILVDFFISEVHGLLFGIAVCVVASLYVAFIAYLLFRGTKLVSCFGSHGFAYTITT; via the exons GGCTACCGTTATGGGGCTGTTGATACAGTTACTGTCGTTGAGGCTGGGGGTGGCGACGGGGAGGCATCTGGCCGAGATATGTCGGGAAGAGTACCCTTTCTGGGCGGGGCTGATGCTGTGGTTCATGGCGGAGGTGGCTTTGATCGGGGCGGATATCCAGGAGGTGATCGGCAGTGCGATTGCTATAAGGATACTTAGCAATGGAGTGTTGCCTCTTTGGGCTGGTGTTCTCATTACTGCATGTGATTG TTTCATCTTCCTTTTTCTGGAAAACTATGGATTCAGAAAGCTTGAAGCCTTTTTTGCTGTGCTTATAGGAAGCATGGCATTATCTTTTGCCTGGATGTTTTTCGACACAAAACCAAGTGGCCAAGAACTTATAGAAG GAATTTTGATACCCAGGCTCAGCTCCAACACAGTTCAACAAGCCGTAGGGATCATAGGTTGTGTCATAACGCCTTATAACGTTTTCCTATATTCAGCTTTAGTACAGTCTAGAAAGGTGGACTCCAAAAAGAAAGGGAGGGTTCAAGAGGCCCTCAACTACTACACATGCGAGTCCTACGTCGCGGTATTTGTCTCCTTTGTCATAAACTTGTTTGTCACAACAGTGTTTGCCAAGGGATTCTATGGTACGTCACAAGCTAGGACGATAGGCTTGGTAAATGCTGGAGAATACCTTCAAGAAAGATACGGTGGCCGCGACAATCTCGCGATTCTTTACATTTGGGGCATCGGTCTTCTGGCCGCTGGACAAAGCAGCACTATGACGGGGACATATGCTGGTCAGTTTATTATGGGTGGCTTTCTGAACCTGCAGCTGAAAAAATGGCTGAGATCATTGATCACCAGAAGTTGTGCCATTTTGCCGACGATTATTGTGGCCGTTGTTTTCAATCGCTCGGAGGAGTTGCTTGATGTTTTGAATGAATGGCTTAATGTGCTTCAGGCCATGCAAATACCATTTGCAGTTATACCTCTTGTCCACTTGGTGTCAAATGAACAGATTATGGGTGGATTTAAGATCGGAACTAGTTTGGAG AGGACAGCTTGGGTTGTGGCTGCGCTGGTAATAGCAATAAATGGATACATTTTGGTTGATTTCTTCATATCAGAGGTTCATGGATTGTTGTTTGGTATAGCAGTGTGCGTGGTGGCGTCTTTGTACGTGGCGTTTATCGCGTATCTTCTATTTCGCGGCACCAAACTCGTTTCCTGCTTCGGTTCCCATGGTTTTGCTTACACTATAACAACTTAA
- the LOC140894401 gene encoding uncharacterized protein: MEDVVSINPRIELSITNREIKYFWKQRRLIEEDHLYAALKAAARIRTRSLTCDEYLRFEESLEEKTEHEIAMDTKIWGEKYENKDKEIIRVGIKDWWTKSKYAYLNEPVIENPRIRSSTSYLPQLLHRNNSASA, encoded by the exons ATGGAGGATGTTGTTTCGATTAATCCTAGGATCGAGTTGAGTATCACCAATCGAGAGATCAAATATTTCTGGAAACAGAGGAGATTGATAGAGGAAGATCACCTCTACGCTGCTTTGAAGGCTGCGGCTCGTATACGCACTCGCAGTCTCACG TGTGATGAATACCTGCGATTTGAAGAGTCCTTGGAGGAGAAAACGGAGCACGAAATCGCGATGGACACGAAGATCTGGGGTGAAAAATATGAGAACAAAGATAAAGAGATCATAAGAGTGGGAATAAAGGACTG GTGGACTAAGAGCAAGTATGCATATCTAAACGAACCGGTCATCGAAAACCCGAGAATACGGTCCAGCACTAGTTATCTTCCTCAGTTGTTGCATCGCAACAACTCTGCTTCAGCCTGA